One region of Streptomyces leeuwenhoekii genomic DNA includes:
- a CDS encoding MmpS family transport accessory protein: MNRISRSIASAFVAGGLALGLGACSDVADEAAKQVQEEVDKEVDKQISEEYQVTYEVTGEKVDSIEYNAGGGDASNPKLESVKNPTLPWKKTVTLRGIEAPSVMPLAVDLGDAAGKVSCKIVYKDKTLVEKSGAGAVSAAGCVAVSPIVG, from the coding sequence ATGAACCGCATCAGCCGCTCCATCGCTTCCGCGTTCGTCGCGGGCGGCCTCGCTCTCGGTCTCGGCGCCTGTTCCGACGTCGCCGACGAGGCCGCCAAGCAGGTCCAGGAAGAGGTGGACAAGGAAGTCGACAAGCAGATCAGCGAGGAGTACCAGGTCACGTACGAGGTGACCGGCGAGAAGGTGGACTCCATCGAGTACAACGCTGGTGGTGGCGATGCGAGCAACCCCAAGCTGGAGTCGGTGAAGAACCCCACGTTGCCGTGGAAGAAGACGGTGACGCTGCGCGGCATCGAGGCGCCGAGCGTCATGCCGCTGGCGGTGGACCTCGGTGACGCCGCCGGGAAGGTCTCCTGCAAGATCGTGTACAAGGACAAGACCCTCGTCGAGAAGTCCGGCGCGGGCGCGGTCTCGGCCGCCGGCTGCGTCGCCGTCTCACCGATCGTCGGCTGA
- a CDS encoding cytochrome P450 produces the protein MTLVAPPPIPRAAGSLPLLGHAVQLMRDNLGFIASLRRDYGPLVEITLQPGTRTVIVQDPELIRAMLVDLGPSLDKGRFFEKMGQLLGDSVVTAAGQEHVRKRRQLQPAFARGEIARYVDIMRDEVSTALDGWRLGQSLDVREAMVKLSLDMLAKTVFAGSLDEATFRRLRRDLSVVMNGVGARIMLPDWAEKLPLPFNRRFDQARDAVRATIQRAVDDLQASGHDTGDMLSMLLRATDEETGRPLTGDQICSEILTLAVAGTETTASVLSWTLYELSRHREVEARVLAELDEVLQGRPVSFEDVTRLPYLRRVLDEVLRLHHTGWLVTRRTVTDTRLGPWTLPAGTELAYCQHALHRDPALFRDPEVFDPDRWLDSEEPPPSGAFLPFGAGKHKCIGDRFALTELITAIATIVRRVRFDLRGQSVRPVARATVRPQALLMTVRRREETAGQAGTPGANSL, from the coding sequence GTGACACTCGTAGCGCCTCCCCCCATCCCCAGGGCGGCCGGATCGCTTCCGCTGCTGGGCCACGCGGTACAGCTCATGCGCGACAACCTCGGTTTCATCGCCTCACTCCGCCGCGACTACGGCCCGCTGGTCGAGATCACCCTCCAACCGGGCACCCGCACCGTCATCGTCCAGGATCCCGAGCTCATCCGCGCCATGCTCGTCGACCTCGGACCGAGCCTCGACAAGGGCCGTTTCTTCGAGAAGATGGGCCAGTTGCTCGGTGACTCCGTGGTCACCGCCGCCGGGCAGGAACACGTCCGCAAACGTCGCCAGCTCCAGCCCGCCTTCGCGCGCGGCGAGATCGCCCGCTACGTCGACATCATGCGCGACGAGGTCAGTACGGCCCTGGACGGCTGGAGACTCGGGCAGAGCCTCGACGTACGGGAGGCGATGGTCAAGCTGTCCCTCGACATGCTGGCCAAGACGGTCTTCGCCGGCAGTCTCGACGAGGCCACCTTCCGCCGGCTGCGCCGCGATCTGTCCGTCGTGATGAACGGGGTCGGCGCCCGCATCATGCTCCCCGACTGGGCCGAGAAGCTGCCGCTTCCTTTCAACCGGCGCTTCGACCAGGCCCGGGACGCGGTGCGCGCCACCATCCAGCGCGCCGTCGACGACCTGCAGGCCTCCGGGCACGACACCGGCGACATGCTCTCCATGCTGCTGCGCGCCACGGACGAGGAGACCGGCAGGCCACTGACCGGGGACCAGATCTGCTCCGAGATTCTCACCCTGGCCGTGGCCGGAACCGAGACCACCGCCTCCGTGCTGTCCTGGACGTTGTACGAGCTCTCCCGCCACCGAGAGGTCGAGGCCCGTGTCCTGGCCGAACTCGACGAGGTCCTCCAGGGCCGGCCGGTCTCTTTCGAGGACGTCACACGGCTTCCGTATCTGCGGCGTGTCCTCGACGAGGTGCTGAGACTGCACCACACCGGCTGGCTCGTCACCCGGCGGACCGTCACGGACACGCGCCTCGGCCCCTGGACACTTCCCGCCGGTACTGAACTCGCCTACTGCCAGCACGCTCTGCACCGCGATCCGGCCCTCTTCCGCGACCCCGAGGTCTTCGACCCGGACCGCTGGCTGGACAGCGAAGAACCGCCGCCCTCCGGTGCGTTCCTCCCCTTCGGTGCAGGCAAGCACAAGTGCATCGGCGACCGGTTCGCCCTCACCGAGCTGATCACGGCCATCGCGACGATCGTCCGCCGGGTACGGTTCGATCTGCGGGGTCAGTCCGTACGGCCGGTTGCCCGGGCCACGGTGCGGCCTCAGGCGCTGCTCATGACCGTGCGGCGGCGGGAGGAGACGGCCGGCCAGGCTGGTACGCCCGGGGCGAACTCACTCTGA
- a CDS encoding TetR/AcrR family transcriptional regulator yields MSADRRTLLADAAIHVLAESGMRGLTHRAVDRAANLPPGTTSAYYRTRQALLTALVRRLVALDQTELQAAGERAPAPRSTGELVAQIAAFVEQRLTGEGRRRSLARYACAIESVHHPELREILVPRENAARQAVRDFLAERGVADAEARTVTLLSCVDGLVFDRLVGGGRVSEQEIHGLVAAASR; encoded by the coding sequence ATGTCCGCCGACCGACGCACTCTTCTCGCCGATGCAGCCATCCACGTTCTTGCCGAGAGCGGGATGCGGGGACTGACCCATCGCGCGGTGGACCGGGCGGCGAATCTGCCGCCCGGCACCACCTCCGCCTACTACCGCACCCGACAGGCACTGCTCACCGCGCTGGTACGGCGTCTGGTCGCGCTCGACCAGACAGAACTCCAGGCCGCCGGGGAGCGGGCCCCCGCACCGCGGAGCACCGGGGAACTGGTGGCCCAGATCGCCGCCTTCGTCGAGCAACGGCTCACCGGGGAAGGGCGGCGCCGCTCCCTCGCGCGCTACGCCTGCGCCATCGAGAGCGTGCACCACCCGGAGTTGCGGGAGATCCTCGTGCCGCGTGAGAACGCCGCACGGCAAGCCGTACGCGACTTCCTGGCCGAGCGCGGTGTCGCGGACGCCGAGGCGCGTACGGTCACATTGCTGTCCTGCGTGGACGGCCTGGTCTTCGACCGCCTGGTGGGCGGCGGGAGGGTGTCGGAGCAGGAGATCCACGGGCTGGTGGCAGCGGCCTCGCGGTGA
- a CDS encoding FAD-dependent monooxygenase, which yields MSRSAVVVGGGIGGLAAAIGLRRTGWRVTVLERAPVLADAGAGISLHANGIRALDVLGVGEEVRAAAHPQYTGGTRAPDGGWLARMDGAALERELGTPIVGIRRAVLHRLMRAALPSGCLVTGAEVTSADRADPGRVRVSLQDGALEADLVVAADGVGSRLRAQLFPGHPGPVYSGSTVLRAITEHPVELATDFTVTWGEGAEFGHIAFHDGRAEWHAVLNSPPGVRHADALAVLRRRFAAWHDPIPALLDATRADSVLHHDIHELVTPLPAFTAGRVALLGDAAHAMTPNLGQGACQALEDAVTLAAALAAEPTVEAALARYDTERRPRSQSVARAARQAGRLGQQLSHPLAIAVRNTALRLAPSKATIRTILRHADWTPPSLV from the coding sequence ATGAGCAGAAGCGCCGTAGTGGTCGGCGGAGGCATCGGCGGGCTGGCCGCCGCGATCGGCCTGCGCCGGACCGGCTGGCGGGTGACGGTCCTCGAACGGGCCCCGGTCCTCGCCGATGCGGGCGCCGGCATCTCCCTGCACGCCAACGGCATCCGAGCCCTGGACGTCCTCGGCGTCGGCGAGGAGGTGCGTGCCGCCGCGCACCCCCAGTACACCGGGGGCACCCGCGCCCCCGACGGCGGCTGGCTGGCCCGGATGGACGGAGCCGCGCTGGAACGAGAGTTGGGCACGCCGATCGTCGGCATCCGCCGGGCCGTGCTGCACCGGCTGATGCGTGCGGCGCTGCCGTCCGGGTGCCTGGTCACCGGAGCCGAGGTGACCTCCGCCGACCGGGCCGATCCCGGCCGGGTGCGCGTATCCCTTCAGGACGGCGCCCTGGAGGCGGATCTGGTCGTGGCGGCCGACGGAGTGGGCAGCCGCCTGCGCGCCCAGCTCTTCCCCGGTCATCCCGGCCCCGTCTACAGCGGATCGACCGTGCTGCGCGCCATCACCGAGCACCCGGTCGAACTGGCCACGGATTTCACCGTGACCTGGGGCGAGGGAGCCGAGTTCGGGCACATCGCGTTCCACGACGGACGGGCGGAGTGGCACGCTGTGCTCAACTCGCCGCCCGGAGTGCGGCACGCGGACGCCCTCGCGGTGCTGCGCCGCCGCTTCGCGGCCTGGCACGATCCGATTCCCGCCCTGCTCGACGCGACCCGGGCCGACAGTGTGCTCCACCACGACATCCACGAACTGGTGACACCCTTGCCCGCCTTCACCGCGGGCCGGGTCGCCCTGCTCGGTGACGCGGCGCACGCCATGACTCCGAACCTCGGCCAGGGCGCCTGCCAGGCCCTGGAGGACGCGGTCACCCTCGCCGCCGCACTCGCCGCCGAACCCACCGTCGAAGCGGCGCTGGCCCGTTACGACACGGAGCGCCGCCCACGCAGCCAGTCCGTCGCACGGGCCGCCCGACAGGCCGGCCGCCTGGGCCAGCAACTGAGTCACCCCCTGGCCATCGCCGTGCGCAACACCGCCCTGCGACTGGCGCCCTCCAAGGCGACCATCCGCACCATCCTGCGGCATGCCGACTGGACCCCACCCAGCCTCGTCTGA
- a CDS encoding DUF6355 family natural product biosynthesis protein — MSLRRSLASTLGVVLLGLGLPLAAPSGAAADPCGFYETGSDAYYNHCTSDGSKVVIEVDVRGPNYERCVGPGRSWLGSSGRINGAFYTGRTC; from the coding sequence ATGTCGCTTCGCCGTTCCCTCGCAAGCACCCTCGGCGTCGTCCTTCTGGGCCTCGGCCTGCCCCTCGCCGCCCCTTCCGGTGCCGCGGCCGATCCCTGCGGGTTCTACGAGACCGGATCCGACGCCTACTACAACCACTGCACGAGCGACGGCTCGAAGGTGGTCATCGAGGTGGACGTCAGGGGTCCCAACTACGAGCGCTGCGTGGGCCCCGGTCGTTCCTGGCTCGGTTCCTCCGGCCGGATCAACGGCGCGTTCTACACCGGGCGCACCTGCTGA
- a CDS encoding M20 metallopeptidase family protein: MPTEPTAPAPSFRDRAEALAPGLTALRHALHREPEIGLELPLTQAKVLAALDGLPLEITTGKTLSSVVAVLHGGRSGPAVLLRGDMDALPLQELADVPYRSRFDGVMHACGHDQHVAMLVGAARLLCERREELPGSVVFMFQPGEESYDGARHMIEEGLLEAAGKPLVGAYSVHVSSNGPECGTFHGRVGTQTAGNAELKVVVRGKGGHGSTPHTAADPVPVAAEMVLALQNLVTRTTSVFDPVVLTVGLFRAGTKLNIIPGTAEFEATVRATSPEAMADFLPRAVRLVEGIAEGWGMTAEIDAHEVYPAMIAAEEAVALGRRVVGDLYGQAAWFTAEHPIMASEDFSRVTAVVPGVQLGLSARPADVDEATAPFNHSPYSVFDDAALPRGAAVLAEMAARRLAAG, from the coding sequence ATGCCCACCGAGCCGACCGCACCCGCACCCTCGTTCCGGGACCGCGCCGAGGCGCTGGCCCCCGGCCTGACCGCATTGCGCCACGCACTACACCGTGAGCCCGAGATCGGCCTCGAACTGCCCCTGACGCAGGCCAAGGTGCTCGCCGCGCTCGACGGACTGCCCCTGGAGATCACCACCGGAAAGACGCTGAGCTCGGTGGTGGCCGTGCTGCACGGTGGCCGGTCCGGGCCCGCGGTGCTGCTGCGCGGTGACATGGACGCCCTGCCGTTGCAGGAACTGGCCGACGTTCCCTACCGTTCACGGTTCGACGGGGTGATGCACGCGTGCGGGCACGACCAGCACGTGGCGATGCTGGTGGGTGCCGCGCGGCTGCTGTGCGAGCGCAGGGAGGAGCTGCCCGGCTCCGTCGTCTTCATGTTCCAGCCGGGCGAGGAGAGTTACGACGGTGCCCGCCACATGATCGAGGAGGGTCTCCTGGAGGCGGCGGGAAAGCCGTTGGTGGGCGCCTACTCGGTGCATGTGTCGTCCAACGGCCCGGAGTGTGGCACGTTCCACGGCCGCGTCGGCACGCAGACCGCGGGCAACGCCGAGCTGAAGGTCGTCGTGCGCGGCAAGGGCGGCCACGGCTCCACCCCGCACACGGCGGCCGACCCGGTGCCGGTGGCCGCCGAGATGGTGCTCGCGCTGCAGAATCTGGTGACGCGCACGACCTCCGTCTTCGACCCTGTGGTGCTCACCGTCGGCCTCTTCCGGGCGGGCACGAAGCTCAACATCATCCCCGGTACGGCGGAGTTCGAGGCGACGGTGCGCGCCACGTCGCCGGAGGCCATGGCGGACTTCCTGCCGCGCGCGGTCCGCCTCGTCGAGGGCATCGCCGAGGGCTGGGGCATGACGGCGGAGATCGACGCGCACGAGGTGTACCCGGCGATGATCGCGGCGGAGGAGGCCGTCGCGCTCGGCCGCCGGGTCGTCGGCGACCTGTACGGGCAGGCCGCGTGGTTCACCGCCGAGCATCCGATCATGGCGTCGGAGGACTTCTCCCGGGTCACCGCGGTCGTTCCGGGCGTCCAGCTCGGCCTGTCCGCCCGCCCGGCGGACGTGGACGAGGCGACGGCGCCGTTCAACCACTCCCCGTACTCGGTGTTCGACGACGCCGCCCTGCCCCGGGGCGCGGCCGTGCTCGCGGAAATGGCGGCACGGCGGTTGGCGGCGGGCTGA
- a CDS encoding MFS transporter, which produces MTVSPPPPKAAAARSAAPARIGAVVGFMAFVELTSGIFQGFVPPLLPSIATWHHVSAGDIALVTSLQLLAAAVCVPVLTKLGDMYGHRRMLRLALVVVVLGSLLVAWAPSYEVLLVGRLLTGPLSAWLPLEIAITRDKVQGEPGRRAIGLLVGCLTGGVALGSLLAGPVEDLLGGVRPALLVLTVLAALALGCAVFLIPETSTRAARRIDVAGFVGLAVALLLLQYGLSQTSKLGWGSSAVLGCLLGGIAVLAVWTWWELRIEQPAVDLRVIGNRSMWPVQLAAMLFAIALFGSQSPNSTFLATDPDETSYGFGLDTTGIALITLPSQIVSVIGASLHSRLAARIGLHRTIATGAALLAVGYGALCVAHGHPASFALTTTLVGCGVGLMSGGFPSLVAERAPDGQTGIAAGIYNTLRTLAGGIAGGLFAVVLSNVLLAGSSLPSAEAYRVVWLTCAVSGLLAAWLVLFARRRTTE; this is translated from the coding sequence ATGACCGTCTCCCCGCCGCCGCCGAAGGCAGCCGCCGCGCGGAGCGCCGCCCCGGCCCGCATCGGTGCCGTCGTCGGCTTCATGGCCTTCGTCGAGCTGACCAGCGGTATCTTCCAGGGCTTCGTGCCGCCGCTGCTGCCGTCGATCGCCACTTGGCATCATGTGTCGGCGGGTGACATCGCGCTGGTGACGAGCCTTCAGCTGCTGGCGGCCGCGGTGTGCGTGCCGGTGCTGACCAAGCTCGGTGACATGTACGGGCACCGGCGGATGCTGCGCCTGGCGCTCGTGGTGGTGGTGCTCGGCTCGCTGCTGGTGGCGTGGGCACCGTCGTACGAGGTCCTGCTGGTGGGCAGGCTGCTGACCGGGCCCTTGTCGGCGTGGCTGCCGTTGGAGATAGCGATCACCCGCGACAAGGTGCAGGGTGAGCCGGGCCGCCGGGCCATCGGGCTGCTCGTCGGCTGTCTGACCGGCGGTGTCGCGCTCGGTTCGCTCCTCGCGGGTCCGGTCGAGGACCTGCTCGGCGGGGTGCGTCCGGCGCTGCTCGTCCTGACCGTGCTCGCCGCTCTCGCCCTGGGCTGCGCCGTCTTCCTGATCCCGGAGACGTCGACGCGGGCGGCGCGGCGCATCGACGTCGCCGGGTTCGTGGGCCTCGCGGTCGCGCTGCTGCTGCTCCAGTACGGGCTGTCGCAGACGTCGAAGCTGGGCTGGGGTTCCTCGGCCGTCCTGGGCTGTCTGCTCGGCGGGATCGCGGTCCTCGCGGTGTGGACGTGGTGGGAGCTGCGCATCGAACAGCCGGCGGTGGACCTGAGGGTCATCGGGAACCGCTCGATGTGGCCCGTGCAGCTCGCGGCCATGCTGTTCGCGATCGCCCTGTTCGGCTCCCAGTCCCCCAACTCGACGTTCCTCGCGACGGACCCGGACGAGACGAGCTACGGATTCGGTCTGGACACCACGGGCATCGCCCTGATCACGCTGCCCAGTCAGATCGTCTCGGTGATCGGCGCCTCGCTGCACTCCCGGCTCGCCGCCCGGATCGGCCTGCACCGGACCATCGCCACGGGCGCGGCGCTGCTCGCCGTCGGATACGGGGCGCTGTGCGTCGCGCACGGCCATCCCGCGTCCTTCGCGCTCACCACCACCCTCGTCGGATGCGGGGTGGGCCTGATGTCCGGCGGGTTCCCGTCGCTGGTCGCCGAGCGGGCGCCCGACGGGCAGACGGGCATCGCGGCGGGGATCTACAACACCCTGCGCACCCTTGCCGGTGGCATCGCGGGCGGCCTGTTCGCCGTGGTGCTCAGCAACGTGCTGCTCGCCGGCTCGTCGCTGCCGTCGGCCGAGGCCTACCGCGTGGTGTGGCTGACGTGTGCGGTGTCGGGCCTGCTCGCGGCGTGGCTCGTGCTGTTCGCACGGCGGCGCACCACGGAGTGA
- a CDS encoding Lrp/AsnC family transcriptional regulator, giving the protein MESVTVSETDLQLLHALQISPRLPWNVLGDVLGISPTTAARHWARLSGEGLAWVTAYRPDLAGQLGDPVNALITAVCAPGRLSTIAQTLATHPQMLSVEIVSGDGDLHLTVAAPDRQALADYLLGPFAAVDGLLQSSTCWVTRLHKEGSKWRLRALSPAQVRRLRELTEPARAVASPVPRRPLDAADERILAALFTDGRASYAALAEAAAVSEPTLRRRLRRLIDAGRVAVRCDVAWEAAGWPVQTILALRVPADRLEETARALTARPETRLVATCVGEADLVVTAWLPSLADAHPFATMLAERFPGVRVVRWLTGLRAVKRMGRPLDERGRALR; this is encoded by the coding sequence ATGGAATCCGTCACCGTGTCCGAAACCGACCTGCAGTTGCTGCACGCGCTCCAGATCAGCCCACGCCTCCCGTGGAACGTGCTCGGTGACGTCCTCGGTATCAGTCCCACCACCGCCGCACGGCACTGGGCGCGGCTGTCCGGTGAGGGCCTGGCCTGGGTCACCGCCTACCGCCCCGATCTCGCCGGGCAACTCGGCGACCCGGTCAACGCGCTCATCACCGCTGTCTGCGCCCCCGGCCGCCTGAGCACCATCGCGCAGACCCTCGCGACACATCCCCAGATGCTCTCCGTGGAGATCGTCTCCGGCGACGGCGATCTGCACCTCACGGTCGCGGCTCCCGACCGGCAGGCGCTGGCGGACTACCTGCTGGGCCCGTTCGCCGCGGTCGACGGATTGCTGCAGTCGAGCACCTGCTGGGTGACCCGGCTCCACAAGGAAGGCAGCAAGTGGCGGCTGCGGGCCCTCAGCCCCGCGCAGGTACGCCGCCTGCGCGAGCTGACGGAACCGGCCCGCGCCGTCGCGAGCCCCGTGCCGCGCCGGCCCCTCGACGCCGCCGACGAGCGCATCCTGGCGGCCCTGTTCACCGACGGCCGCGCTTCCTACGCGGCCCTCGCCGAAGCCGCCGCCGTCAGCGAACCCACGCTGCGCCGCCGTCTGCGGAGGCTGATCGACGCCGGCCGGGTCGCCGTACGCTGCGATGTCGCGTGGGAGGCGGCGGGCTGGCCGGTGCAGACGATCCTCGCTCTGCGCGTGCCCGCCGACCGGCTGGAGGAGACCGCCCGTGCGCTGACCGCCCGGCCCGAGACCCGCCTCGTCGCCACCTGCGTCGGCGAGGCCGACCTCGTCGTCACGGCGTGGCTGCCGTCCCTGGCGGACGCGCACCCCTTCGCGACGATGCTGGCCGAGCGGTTTCCGGGGGTGCGTGTGGTGCGGTGGCTCACGGGCCTGCGGGCGGTGAAGCGGATGGGCCGGCCCCTGGACGAGCGAGGCCGCGCCCTGCGGTGA